A region from the Streptomyces sp. 3214.6 genome encodes:
- a CDS encoding LLM class flavin-dependent oxidoreductase, whose product MQFGIFSVGDVTPDPTNGRTPPEHERIKAMVAIALKAEEVGLDVFATGEHHNPPFVPSSPTTMLGYIAARTEKLILSTATTLITTNDPVKIAEDYAMLQHLADGRVDLMMGRGNTGPVYPWFGQDIRQGINLAKENYALLRRLWREDVVNWEGKFRTPLQGFTATPRPLDGVPPFVWHGSIRSPEIADLAAFHGDGFFHNNIFWPAEHTRKMVQLYRRRYAHYGHGRPEEAIVGLGGQVFMRKNSQDAVREFRPYFDNAPVYGHGPSLEEFTEQTPLTVGSPQEVIERTLSFRTTVGDYQRQLFLMDHAGLPLKTVLEQLDILGEEVVPVLRKEFAIGRSAGVPDAPTHQSLRAVQEVSAA is encoded by the coding sequence ATGCAGTTCGGAATTTTCTCGGTGGGGGACGTGACCCCCGACCCCACCAACGGCCGTACCCCGCCGGAGCATGAACGCATCAAGGCGATGGTGGCCATCGCCCTGAAGGCGGAGGAGGTCGGCCTGGACGTCTTCGCGACCGGCGAGCACCACAACCCGCCGTTCGTGCCGTCGTCGCCGACCACGATGCTCGGCTACATCGCCGCCCGCACCGAGAAGTTGATCCTTTCCACCGCCACGACGCTGATCACCACCAACGACCCGGTGAAGATCGCCGAGGACTACGCGATGCTCCAGCACCTGGCCGACGGCCGCGTCGACCTGATGATGGGCCGCGGCAACACCGGCCCGGTGTACCCCTGGTTCGGGCAGGACATCCGGCAGGGCATCAACCTCGCCAAGGAGAACTACGCGCTGCTGCGCCGGCTGTGGCGCGAGGACGTCGTGAACTGGGAGGGGAAGTTCCGCACTCCGCTGCAGGGGTTCACTGCCACGCCCCGGCCGCTGGACGGCGTACCGCCGTTCGTGTGGCACGGCTCCATCCGCTCCCCGGAGATCGCCGACCTGGCGGCCTTCCACGGTGACGGCTTCTTCCACAACAACATCTTCTGGCCGGCCGAGCACACGAGGAAGATGGTCCAGCTGTACCGGCGGCGGTACGCGCACTACGGGCACGGCCGGCCCGAGGAGGCCATCGTCGGGCTCGGCGGGCAGGTGTTCATGCGGAAGAACTCCCAGGACGCCGTACGGGAGTTCCGGCCCTACTTCGACAACGCGCCGGTCTACGGGCACGGGCCGTCGCTGGAGGAGTTCACCGAGCAGACTCCGCTGACGGTGGGCTCTCCCCAGGAGGTCATCGAACGGACGCTGTCCTTCCGTACGACCGTCGGCGACTACCAGCGGCAGTTGTTCCTGATGGACCACGCGGGCCTGCCGCTGAAGACCGTCCTGGAGCAGCTCGACATCCTCGGCGAAGAGGTGGTCCCGGTGCTGCGCAAGGAGTTCGCGATCGGCCGCTCTGCCGGAGTGCCGGACGCTCCCACCCACCAGTCGCTGCGGGCCGTTCAGGAGGTGTCCGCCGCATGA
- a CDS encoding FMN reductase, with amino-acid sequence MKLVAVSAGLSTPSSTRLLADRLAESARDELADHGHAVETEVIELRELAVAVANNLVTGFPAPQLAAAIDAVTGADGLIAVTPVFTASYSGLFKSFFDLIDPDALTGKPVLVAATGGTARHSLVLEHALRPLFAYLRAAVVPTAVYAASEDWGSGGDEYTEGLPARIRRAGAELAALTAARPAQETPDDDITMLERQLSDLRFD; translated from the coding sequence ATGAAGCTCGTCGCCGTGTCCGCCGGGTTGAGCACCCCGTCCTCCACACGCCTGCTCGCCGACCGGCTCGCCGAGTCGGCCCGCGACGAGCTCGCCGACCATGGCCACGCGGTGGAGACCGAGGTCATCGAGCTGCGGGAACTCGCCGTCGCCGTCGCCAACAACCTCGTGACCGGTTTCCCGGCGCCCCAACTCGCCGCGGCGATCGACGCGGTGACCGGCGCGGACGGTCTGATCGCCGTGACGCCCGTGTTCACCGCCTCCTACAGCGGGCTGTTCAAGTCGTTCTTCGACCTGATCGACCCGGACGCCCTCACCGGCAAGCCGGTCCTCGTCGCGGCGACGGGAGGCACGGCTCGCCACTCCCTGGTCCTGGAACACGCCCTGCGCCCGCTCTTCGCCTACCTGCGCGCCGCCGTGGTCCCCACCGCGGTGTACGCGGCGTCCGAGGACTGGGGATCCGGCGGCGACGAGTACACCGAGGGCTTGCCCGCACGCATCCGGCGGGCGGGCGCCGAGCTGGCCGCCCTCACGGCCGCCCGACCGGCCCAGGAGACACCCGACGACGACATCACCATGCTCGAACGGCAACTCTCCGACCTGCGGTTCGACTGA